A section of the Entelurus aequoreus isolate RoL-2023_Sb linkage group LG21, RoL_Eaeq_v1.1, whole genome shotgun sequence genome encodes:
- the zer1 gene encoding protein zer-1 homolog, translated as MAAKAGDNPDSLMTLATVFCLRNLKKTMCYQGLRNKLCLRSDIFLPSEICDKLVNVYMDLVHTDSNFEPKESFFQLFADPRSTRLTRIQLKEDIVCDRDLEAIRKQDLIELHLSYCNSLSSRSLKTLTCFRETLVSLCLFGCSLIFYRKGGAPLAFNEDTEDEGESPVSRQAVETDFNFQGFNRLRLLNLGGLPDEVDAENLLKPLKSLSSLDLSNVHLLGTAFLTQWKDRLASLVLYNVDLSEELVNTVEELVNLRHLDISRESRRTSKFKMSRKILTAIVQRLVNLISLDISGHIMLDNCTVPHCEEAMGRPSNEPCKSSIYPFKELKRPLQFLGLYDTTLCNVTHIPAYKVTGSKNEDQVLNAIEAYTEFRPELAHRAINQLFDIARIQHCSQLLRALQLVIAALKCHKFDKSIQVTGSAALFYLTNTEYRSDQSVRLRREVIQVVLNGMEQYQEVTVQRNCCLTLCNFSIPEELEFQYSRVNQLLLKILEPARQDESIQRIAVHLCNALVCQVDNHHKEAVGKMGFVKTMLNLIQKKLQDRLCDQVMEFSWSALWNITDETPDNCQMFLNCRGMNLFLDCLQEFPDKQELHRNMLGLLGNVAEVKALRPQLVTPQFISVFSNLLDSKADGIEVSYNACGVLSHIMFDGPEVWSMEEPLRDTVMDKMWDAIQSWDVSSRRNINYRSFEPILRLLPQSIAPVSQHWATWALFNLVSVYPSKYCPLLIKEGGICLLERVLELESSHPDTKDMAQKVMEQCETFKEDPMEINHAQEVNLGQRG; from the exons ATGGCAGCCAAAGCAGGAGACAACCCAGACAGCCTCATGACTTTGGCAACCGTATTCTGCTTGAGGAACCTGAAAAAGACAATGTGCTATCAGGGTTTGAGGAATAAGCTTTGCCTGCGCTCGGACATCTTTCTTCCGAGTGAAATCTGTGACAAATTGGTTAACGT ATACATGGACCTGGTCCACACAGACAGTAACTTCGAACCAAAGGAGAGCTTCTTCCAACTTTTTGCAGACCCACGGAGCACCAGACTGACCAGGATACAGCTGAAGGAAGATATTGTCTGTGACAGAGACTTGGAAGCCATTAGAAAACAG GACCTGATTGAGCTTCATCTTAGCTACTGCAACAGTTTGTCATCCCGCAGCCTAAAAACATTGACATGCTTCCGTGAGACGTTGGTCTCCCTTTGTCTTTTTGGCTGCAGTCTCATCTTCTACAGGAAGGGCGGTGCCCCACTTGCCTTCAATGAAGATACTGAGGATGAGGGGGAGAGCCCTGTTTCTAGGCAAGCAGTAGAGACTGACTTTAACTTCCAGGGGTTCAACCGCCTACGATTGCTCAACCTGGGTGGCCTACCAGATGAGGTGGATGCGGAAAACCTGCTTAAACCCTTGAAGTCACTCAGCTCACTAGATCTGTCTAATGTTCACTTACTGGGAACAGCTTTTCTAACTCAGTGGAAAGACAGACTAGCATCTCTTGTTCTCTACAATGTGGATCTTTCAGAGGAGTTGGTCAATACTGTGGAGGAACTTGTCAATCTCAG GCATCTTGACATCTCACGTGAGAGCAGGAGGACCTCCAAGTTTAAGATGAGCAGGAAAATATTGACCGCTATCGTGCAGAGACTGGTCAATCTGATTTCACTGGACATCTCAGGTCACATAATGCTCGACAACTGCACCGTTCCGCATTGTGAAGAAGCTATGGGTCGGCCAAG CAACGAACCATGCAAGAGCAGCATCTACCCTTTTAAAGAGCTGAAGAGGCCCTTGCAGTTTTTGGGTTTATACGACACTACCCTTTGTAATGTGACGCACATCCCTGCTTATAAG GTGACTGGATCAAAGAATGAAGACCAGGTCCTGAATGCTATTGAAGCTTACACAGAGTTTCGCCCTGAGTTGGCTCATAGAGCCATCAATCAACTGTTTGACATTGCCAGGATACAACACTGCAGCCAGCTGCTCCGAGCATTGCAA CTTGTCATAGCAGCATTAAAGTGCCATAAATTTGATAAGAGCATTCAGGTGACGGGCAGCGCTGCACTTTTCTACCTGACCAACACAGAATATCGCAGTGACCAAAGTGTGCGACTTCGCAGAGAGGTCATTCAAGTGGTGTTAAATGGAATGGAGCAGTACCAGGAAGTCACT GTTCAAAGGAATTGCTGCTTAACTTTGTGTAACTTCAGCATTCCGGAAGAGCTGGAGTTTCAGTACAGTCGGGTAAACCAGCTGCTTCTAAAAATCTTGGAGCCAGCAAGGCAGGACGAGTCCATCCAGAGAATCGCTGTGCATCTCTGCAACGCTTTAGTTTGCCAGGTTGACAACCACCACAAGGAAGCTGTTGGAAAGATGGGATTTGTAAAG ACAATGCTGAACTTAATACAGAAGAAGCTTCAGGACCGACTG TGCGACCAGGTGATGGAGTTTTCCTGGAGTGCTCTGTGGAATATTACTGATGAGACGCCTGACAACTGTCAGATGTTCCTCAATTGTCGGGGAATGAATCTCTTTCTCGATTGTCTACAA GAGTTTCCAGACAAGCAGGAGCTGCATCGCAATATGCTGGGGCTTCTGGGTAATGTTGCTGAGGTCAAAGCTCTACGGCCACAGCTCGTCACGCCACAGTTCATCTCTGTATTCAG TAATCTACTAGACAGTAAGGCGGATGGGATCGAGGTGTCGTACAATGCATGTGGCGTGCTTTCCCACATCATGTTTGATGGACCAGAGGTTTGGTCGATGGAAGAGCCACTGAGGGACACAGTGATGGACAAGATGTGGGATGCTATTCAGAGCTGGGATGTCAGCTCACGTCGCAATATCAACTACAG GTCATTTGAACCCATACTGCGACTACTACCTCAAAGCATCGCTCCTGTAAGTCAACACTGGGCCACGTGGGCTCTCTTCAACCTGGTGTCAGTTTATC